From Thermogemmata fonticola, one genomic window encodes:
- a CDS encoding S26 family signal peptidase: MSRTNSAQREESRSRVGGKQQFSDNKQRMEWRRFFHTGVLVFCLLLLVRACLVSAFVIPSGSMAPVLRGGHRIKSCPCCGYEVAVGYVPRSGGEEIAHRARCPNCGQEFPVTDAPIVGGDRILVDKNVFHWRDPRRWEVVVFSPLEASVEDPLFYVKRVVGLPGESIRLWEGDVYANGQLCRKSWRQMREMRQIVMDMDYPPCPQGWSYRWLVEPSEGDPRLPRQEASFQVQRAGTEVLQGGTLTFHAAQTPQSQQCLTYRHWDYQQQREEPLRAENTYNGAVRGRAFLPPIHDFGLECVVEVLTCHPTGELALRLFDGADPAEAIIPIGGDQRRSYHLWAARRDRNVTTCAQPWQGGTSHSLAFACIDRRAVLVVDNKVLLWLDLPPVQRRSAVSRPLQLGVRGACLRLRHFRLFTDVYYYHDGIHASEQAAHLGPDEYFLLGDNSANSTDSRHWKYPGIPRSAMVGRPFLIHQPLRAVSVPWTKGSSRVTQMLDWSRLRWLR, encoded by the coding sequence GTGAGCCGGACAAATTCCGCCCAGAGAGAGGAATCGCGGAGCCGCGTTGGGGGAAAACAACAGTTCTCTGACAACAAACAGCGTATGGAGTGGCGGCGTTTTTTTCACACAGGGGTGCTCGTCTTTTGCCTGCTGCTCCTTGTGCGGGCGTGCTTGGTGTCCGCCTTCGTGATCCCCAGCGGGAGCATGGCGCCGGTGCTGCGCGGGGGGCATCGGATCAAGAGTTGTCCCTGCTGCGGGTATGAGGTGGCGGTGGGGTACGTTCCACGGTCTGGAGGGGAAGAGATCGCTCACCGGGCGCGGTGTCCGAACTGCGGTCAGGAGTTTCCGGTCACAGACGCACCCATCGTGGGGGGCGATCGGATTCTTGTGGACAAGAATGTTTTTCACTGGCGTGATCCCCGTCGTTGGGAAGTCGTGGTGTTTTCTCCCCTGGAAGCTTCCGTGGAGGACCCTCTGTTCTACGTCAAGCGGGTTGTGGGGCTGCCGGGGGAAAGTATTCGCCTCTGGGAAGGGGATGTTTATGCCAACGGGCAGTTGTGCCGGAAAAGTTGGCGCCAGATGCGAGAAATGCGCCAGATCGTGATGGACATGGATTATCCTCCTTGCCCGCAAGGCTGGTCCTATCGGTGGCTCGTGGAGCCGTCTGAAGGCGACCCTCGCTTGCCCCGGCAAGAAGCCAGCTTCCAGGTTCAACGAGCAGGTACCGAGGTCTTGCAAGGCGGTACTTTGACATTCCATGCAGCCCAGACTCCCCAGAGCCAGCAATGCCTGACTTACCGGCATTGGGATTATCAGCAGCAGCGGGAGGAACCGCTACGGGCCGAGAATACTTACAATGGCGCCGTCCGAGGCCGGGCTTTTTTACCGCCGATCCATGACTTCGGTCTGGAATGTGTCGTCGAGGTCCTGACATGTCATCCCACTGGGGAATTAGCCCTCCGCCTCTTTGACGGGGCGGACCCCGCGGAAGCTATTATCCCGATAGGAGGGGACCAGCGCCGCAGCTACCACCTGTGGGCCGCTCGAAGGGACAGGAATGTCACCACCTGTGCCCAGCCTTGGCAGGGAGGAACCAGCCACTCTCTGGCCTTTGCATGCATTGACCGCCGGGCGGTGTTGGTAGTAGATAACAAGGTGTTGTTGTGGCTGGATTTGCCCCCCGTCCAGCGACGCAGTGCGGTGAGCCGTCCGTTGCAGTTGGGAGTTCGTGGGGCCTGCTTGCGCCTGCGGCATTTCCGCCTCTTCACCGATGTTTACTACTACCACGATGGCATCCATGCTTCGGAGCAGGCCGCTCATCTGGGACCGGATGAATACTTCCTCCTGGGCGACAACAGTGCCAATTCGACGGATAGCCGCCACTGGAAGTACCCTGGAATCCCACGTTCCGCCATGGTCGGCAGACCTTTCCTGATTCATCAACCGCTTCGGGCCGTCAGCGTCCCTTGGACCAAGGGATCGAGCCGTGTGACCCAAATGCTGGACTGGTCACGCCTGCGGTGGCTACGCTAA
- a CDS encoding S26 family signal peptidase — protein sequence MVFVVVLVLLLKLFVTEAFVIPTGSMAETLYGYQKIITCPMCGYHFPVNAHDEAEGNPITRRPSPLVGFCCPNCRYQGHIEEVRPAPTLNSGDRVLVLKPLYHFRSPRRGEVVVFRFPEKPQDNYTAQNYIKRAIGFGGETIAIFRGDLYVTTALDYPEEECDEFGQPIYPRPADPTDLWKPRYMYSNVYDTNPRALSLFEASRKAHFRPGSGGFTIIRKEEAQVLADRRIVFHNDYQPEELVRQARALGLRDAQGQELIWWTRWYIDRDTDGAWTVNDPARPTVFTHDHPEQHWIRYRHLAHPWKRRGPDAHDPTPPTDIAQLAQQKPLPIDNFLGYNAGRDADNIRAWRDTSQDRLWVGDLFLEAEVQFASSETEVVFELSRGVNRFQAQFTPGRVTLRRIGKGAEEFGTPSRPCRIQAGQRHHLRFANVDARLWVWIDGRRVDFGPEADYLPMEPGPEDQADPEGWVYANDVERPASIGVKGKATVRHLVLSRDIYYTSARLPPDFSQPDVYYVQPGHYLCLGDNSAQSSDSRKWGLVPDRLLLGKAVFVFWPAYPEMRIGLIK from the coding sequence GTGGTCTTTGTCGTGGTGCTGGTGCTGCTGTTGAAACTGTTTGTGACTGAGGCCTTCGTGATCCCGACCGGCTCGATGGCGGAAACTCTCTACGGATACCAAAAGATCATCACCTGTCCGATGTGCGGGTATCACTTCCCGGTGAATGCCCATGATGAAGCCGAGGGGAATCCGATCACGCGCCGCCCCTCCCCGCTGGTGGGTTTTTGCTGCCCCAATTGCCGGTATCAAGGACACATCGAGGAAGTCCGCCCCGCTCCCACGCTCAACTCCGGCGATCGGGTGCTGGTTCTCAAACCTCTCTATCATTTCCGTTCGCCGCGACGAGGGGAAGTGGTAGTGTTCCGCTTTCCCGAAAAACCCCAGGACAACTATACTGCTCAGAATTACATCAAACGGGCGATTGGCTTCGGAGGTGAAACGATTGCGATCTTCCGCGGGGATTTATACGTGACCACGGCCCTGGACTATCCCGAAGAGGAGTGCGATGAGTTCGGCCAGCCCATATACCCACGTCCTGCCGATCCCACGGACTTGTGGAAGCCCCGTTACATGTACTCTAACGTTTATGACACGAATCCCCGCGCGCTGAGCCTCTTCGAGGCTTCGCGGAAGGCCCATTTTCGTCCGGGAAGCGGGGGATTCACGATCATTCGTAAAGAGGAAGCGCAGGTGCTCGCCGATCGGCGCATTGTCTTCCACAACGACTATCAGCCAGAGGAATTGGTCCGGCAAGCACGGGCTTTGGGGCTACGGGATGCTCAGGGACAGGAGTTGATTTGGTGGACCCGCTGGTACATCGACCGCGATACCGATGGGGCGTGGACCGTCAATGATCCGGCCCGTCCGACCGTTTTCACCCATGATCATCCGGAGCAGCACTGGATTCGCTATCGCCATTTGGCCCATCCGTGGAAGCGGCGGGGTCCTGATGCCCACGATCCGACACCGCCGACTGACATCGCACAGTTGGCTCAACAGAAACCTCTGCCTATCGATAACTTTCTCGGTTACAATGCGGGACGCGATGCTGACAACATCCGAGCCTGGCGCGATACCTCCCAAGACCGCTTGTGGGTGGGAGACCTGTTCTTGGAAGCGGAGGTACAATTTGCCAGCAGCGAGACCGAGGTGGTTTTCGAGCTATCGCGCGGCGTCAATCGCTTTCAGGCTCAGTTCACTCCTGGACGAGTCACCCTCCGGCGGATCGGTAAAGGTGCAGAAGAGTTTGGCACCCCAAGCCGCCCCTGTCGCATTCAGGCTGGACAACGCCATCACCTCCGCTTTGCCAATGTCGATGCCCGCTTATGGGTGTGGATCGATGGCCGGCGTGTTGATTTTGGCCCCGAAGCAGATTATCTCCCGATGGAACCGGGACCTGAAGACCAAGCTGATCCGGAGGGTTGGGTCTACGCCAATGATGTCGAGCGGCCAGCGAGCATCGGAGTCAAAGGAAAGGCCACGGTGAGGCATCTGGTGCTCTCCCGAGACATCTACTACACCAGTGCTCGTTTGCCCCCGGATTTCAGTCAGCCGGATGTCTACTACGTCCAGCCGGGACACTATCTCTGCCTGGGCGATAACAGCGCGCAGAGTTCCGATAGCCGCAAGTGGGGACTGGTGCCGGATCGCCTCCTCTTGGGTAAGGCTGTCTTTGTTTTCTGGCCAGCATACCCGGAAATGCGCATCGGCTTGATCAAGTGA
- a CDS encoding acyl-CoA thioesterase: MLSGEIQIRVRYAETDRMGLLHHANYLVYFEQARTELLRQYGASYKDLEDQGYYLVIAKVEIKYKSPAYYDDVLTIRTTVVRTTPVRIEHRYEVFREGVLICEGMTTLACVDKQGRLQAMPRWLMEAK, translated from the coding sequence ATGCTTAGCGGTGAGATCCAAATCCGTGTGCGCTATGCAGAAACAGACCGGATGGGGCTGTTGCATCATGCCAATTATCTGGTCTATTTCGAGCAAGCCCGCACGGAGTTGCTTCGGCAATACGGAGCCAGCTACAAGGACCTGGAAGATCAGGGCTACTATCTGGTGATCGCCAAGGTGGAGATCAAGTATAAAAGCCCCGCCTATTATGACGATGTGCTGACCATCCGCACAACTGTTGTTCGGACGACGCCGGTGCGCATCGAGCATCGCTACGAAGTGTTCCGGGAAGGGGTGCTGATCTGCGAGGGGATGACCACCTTGGCATGCGTCGATAAACAGGGCCGATTGCAAGCAATGCCCCGTTGGCTAATGGAGGCGAAGTAG
- a CDS encoding MotA/TolQ/ExbB proton channel family protein translates to MRRFWIHHVLPTMLAAVPVVLAALVFAAIPPDVRQEYLQRVRNHPIDWIILGLGFALFLAQIWLCRRALIWQDQLGDFDISTDRWLSHLAQGAEWFPLLGLMGTVIAILQTFSTITPGARPDAAEIIRKYAPAITATGGGLYMAFINILPSWIANVGRDLIRTFGGPALLPEAMDAE, encoded by the coding sequence GTGCGGCGCTTCTGGATTCATCATGTATTGCCGACGATGCTGGCCGCGGTTCCCGTGGTCCTAGCTGCATTAGTGTTTGCCGCGATTCCTCCCGATGTCCGCCAGGAATATCTCCAGCGCGTCCGGAATCATCCGATCGACTGGATCATCCTGGGATTAGGTTTTGCCTTGTTCTTAGCCCAAATCTGGCTCTGCCGACGGGCGCTAATCTGGCAGGATCAGTTGGGGGACTTTGACATTAGTACGGATCGCTGGCTGAGTCATCTGGCTCAGGGCGCGGAGTGGTTTCCTTTGCTGGGGTTGATGGGTACGGTGATCGCCATCCTCCAGACCTTCAGTACGATCACTCCCGGTGCTCGGCCGGATGCCGCGGAGATCATCCGCAAGTACGCGCCAGCGATCACTGCGACGGGGGGCGGACTGTACATGGCCTTCATCAATATCCTACCAAGTTGGATTGCGAATGTTGGCCGGGATTTGATTCGTACCTTCGGCGGTCCGGCCCTCTTGCCGGAGGCGATGGATGCGGAGTGA
- the metF gene encoding methylenetetrahydrofolate reductase [NAD(P)H]: MHIRDIFAQHHPTFSFEFFPPKTEEGSEALFRTIAALQELEPSFVSVTYGAGGSTRDRTHDLVVRIQKETRLTAVSHLTCVCHSREEIAAILGRYARAGVLNILALRGDPPRSMPHYDRSQDAFRYAAELVRFIREFPEPPDPRGFGIGVAGFPEGHPECPNRLKEMDYLKRKVDAGADYICTQLFFDNRDFYDFRERCELAGIRVPIIAGIMPITSRKNLETMAELAAGARFPAKLLRAVGRCSDDEDVARVGISWATEQCADLLHNQVRGIHFYTLNRSDATVQIYRNLGVKSSRALRQAI, encoded by the coding sequence ATGCACATCCGGGATATTTTCGCCCAACATCATCCGACATTCAGTTTCGAATTTTTCCCTCCGAAGACGGAAGAGGGCAGCGAGGCATTGTTTCGTACGATCGCTGCCCTTCAAGAGTTGGAGCCGTCCTTTGTTTCCGTGACTTATGGAGCGGGGGGGTCCACCCGCGACCGGACTCATGATCTGGTAGTACGCATCCAGAAGGAGACCCGTTTGACCGCAGTGTCTCATTTGACCTGTGTGTGTCATAGCCGCGAGGAAATCGCCGCGATCCTGGGTCGATACGCTCGTGCCGGAGTCCTGAACATCTTGGCCCTTCGGGGCGACCCTCCCCGTTCCATGCCGCACTACGATCGGTCCCAAGATGCGTTCCGCTACGCCGCGGAGTTGGTCCGCTTCATTCGTGAGTTTCCAGAGCCGCCGGACCCCCGTGGTTTTGGGATCGGCGTGGCCGGTTTCCCGGAAGGGCATCCGGAGTGTCCCAACCGCCTCAAGGAGATGGATTACCTCAAGCGAAAAGTGGATGCCGGAGCTGATTACATTTGCACCCAGTTGTTCTTCGACAATCGGGACTTTTACGACTTCCGGGAACGCTGTGAGTTGGCTGGGATCCGCGTTCCCATCATCGCTGGCATCATGCCGATCACGAGCCGTAAAAATCTGGAAACCATGGCGGAGCTAGCAGCCGGTGCTCGCTTTCCGGCCAAGTTGCTCCGGGCAGTAGGGCGATGCAGCGATGATGAGGATGTTGCGCGGGTCGGTATCAGTTGGGCCACCGAACAATGCGCCGACTTGTTGCACAATCAGGTCCGCGGCATCCACTTCTACACGCTCAATCGCTCGGATGCCACAGTGCAGATCTATCGGAACCTCGGGGTAAAAAGCTCGCGTGCCCTGCGCCAGGCGATCTGA
- the ggt gene encoding gamma-glutamyltransferase — protein sequence MRLLATAGVVWVALTLSVPAQKAEPSLATSREGEKGVVVCVSPIAAEVGAAILRRGGNAVDAAVAVAFALAVSWPEAGNIGGGGFMMIASPRHAVTCVEFRETSPRAAPENLFADGKVSAWEAKAAGVPGTVRGLALAHQRFGQLPWEELVAPAIELAEKGITVNAALARSLQRVWGDPKTTHAEFRRLFSPPDGRRWQAGDRLIQKDLGRTLRLIAQQGPEAFYTGPIAEMIVREMQASGGLITAEDLKAYRAQERTPIHIQFRGYDIYAPPPPSSGGITLALMLHMLEGMDLKSHGRWSVDTYHTLIEVMRRAYADRARYLGDPDFTPIPAHLTSREYARRLAATIRPDKATPSAEVAPDLPVLPEGESTTHFSIIDRHGMAVSTTYTLENSYGCRVAVRGAGFLLNNEMTDFNPRPGVTTADGRIGTPPNCIAPGKRMLSSMTPTVVCHKGRVVLVTGSPGGRTIINTVLCVLLNRLEFGMPPEQCVSAPRLHHQWFPDVARLEVTPNQKELVATLQRRGHRLMSGGRQGDAHSIFVDQATGRRTAVADRRIDGAIAAE from the coding sequence ATGCGCCTTCTTGCAACGGCTGGGGTCGTGTGGGTAGCGTTGACATTGTCGGTTCCGGCTCAAAAGGCGGAACCATCCTTGGCGACCTCCCGCGAGGGGGAAAAAGGGGTCGTGGTCTGCGTCTCTCCGATAGCGGCTGAGGTGGGAGCTGCGATTCTGCGTCGTGGAGGGAATGCGGTGGATGCTGCTGTGGCAGTCGCATTTGCCCTGGCTGTGAGTTGGCCGGAGGCCGGAAACATCGGCGGCGGCGGCTTCATGATGATTGCTTCCCCCCGCCACGCCGTGACTTGTGTCGAGTTTCGCGAAACGTCTCCCCGCGCGGCCCCGGAAAACCTTTTTGCCGACGGGAAGGTGAGCGCCTGGGAGGCCAAAGCCGCCGGGGTGCCCGGAACCGTGCGTGGCCTGGCCCTGGCTCATCAGCGCTTCGGCCAACTTCCCTGGGAGGAGCTTGTGGCGCCGGCGATCGAGCTGGCCGAGAAGGGGATCACCGTCAACGCCGCACTGGCTCGCTCGCTCCAGCGTGTGTGGGGCGACCCTAAGACAACGCATGCCGAATTCCGCCGCTTATTCTCGCCCCCCGATGGACGCCGGTGGCAAGCCGGAGACCGCCTGATTCAAAAAGACCTGGGACGGACTTTGCGGCTGATCGCCCAGCAAGGTCCCGAAGCGTTTTATACCGGCCCAATTGCCGAAATGATTGTGCGGGAGATGCAAGCCAGCGGAGGGTTGATCACCGCGGAGGACCTGAAAGCCTACCGTGCTCAGGAACGAACCCCCATCCATATCCAGTTTCGGGGGTATGACATTTACGCGCCTCCCCCTCCCAGTTCTGGAGGGATCACCTTGGCTCTCATGTTGCATATGCTCGAAGGAATGGATTTGAAGTCGCACGGGCGCTGGTCCGTTGATACTTACCACACACTGATCGAGGTGATGCGGCGGGCGTATGCCGATCGTGCTCGCTATCTGGGAGACCCGGATTTTACGCCGATTCCGGCCCACCTCACCAGCCGGGAGTATGCGCGCCGCTTGGCAGCGACCATTCGCCCGGACAAAGCCACTCCGAGTGCAGAAGTGGCGCCGGACCTGCCCGTGCTGCCGGAGGGAGAATCCACGACGCACTTCTCCATCATCGACCGTCATGGCATGGCAGTCAGCACCACCTATACCTTGGAGAACAGTTACGGCTGCCGGGTAGCTGTCCGCGGCGCCGGCTTCCTCCTCAATAACGAAATGACCGACTTTAATCCTCGTCCCGGAGTGACAACGGCGGATGGCCGGATTGGCACCCCTCCTAACTGCATTGCGCCCGGCAAGCGGATGCTCAGCTCTATGACGCCGACGGTTGTGTGTCACAAAGGCCGAGTCGTACTGGTAACAGGTAGTCCGGGAGGGCGCACGATCATCAATACCGTCTTATGCGTGCTGCTCAACCGCCTGGAATTCGGTATGCCGCCGGAGCAATGTGTGTCCGCACCGCGCCTGCATCATCAATGGTTCCCCGATGTGGCCCGTTTGGAAGTGACTCCGAACCAGAAGGAATTAGTCGCTACGTTGCAGCGCCGGGGTCACCGCCTTATGTCTGGCGGCCGTCAAGGAGATGCCCATTCCATCTTTGTCGATCAAGCCACGGGCCGCCGCACAGCAGTTGCGGATCGACGTATCGACGGGGCCATCGCTGCGGAGTAA
- a CDS encoding ornithine cyclodeaminase family protein, translated as MLLVTQPATRVSTMVTTMTALYLTEAEVEQLVTMDLALEAVATAFRKMALEEAENVPRQRCQTDHVMLHVLPAAAKTLGIIGFKAYTSSKQGTRFHVTLYDGKTGALVAWLEADVLGQFRTGAATGVATRKLARSDARTVGCLGTGKQARTQILAVCKVRPIEHVRVYSRDAERRRAFAERLSVETAVEVVPVDRPEDAVRGLDIIITATTAREPVLWGEWLSPGQHINLIGSNMISKAEADVEVFRRATLVVVDSKDQARMEAGDFVAPLNSGILEWSDIIELAPLLIGRYPGRQSAEDITIFKSLGLGIEDIALAARLVELARAQGLGRSLFST; from the coding sequence ATGCTACTCGTGACGCAACCGGCAACTCGGGTTTCGACAATGGTTACGACTATGACTGCTCTTTATCTCACGGAAGCGGAGGTAGAACAATTGGTGACCATGGACCTCGCCTTAGAGGCCGTCGCCACTGCCTTCCGGAAGATGGCTTTGGAAGAAGCCGAAAACGTCCCGCGCCAACGCTGCCAAACCGACCATGTTATGCTGCATGTTTTGCCCGCTGCGGCGAAGACGTTGGGCATCATCGGCTTCAAAGCCTACACCTCCAGCAAGCAGGGGACGCGCTTCCACGTGACGCTGTATGACGGCAAGACCGGTGCCTTGGTGGCGTGGCTGGAAGCCGACGTGTTAGGTCAATTCCGCACGGGCGCTGCCACCGGCGTCGCGACGCGGAAATTGGCACGCTCCGATGCCCGCACGGTGGGATGCTTGGGAACCGGCAAGCAGGCGCGAACCCAAATCCTGGCTGTCTGCAAGGTCCGCCCGATCGAACACGTTCGAGTTTACTCCCGTGATGCCGAACGGCGGCGTGCCTTTGCCGAGCGGCTCTCCGTTGAAACGGCAGTCGAGGTGGTGCCGGTCGATCGCCCGGAGGATGCTGTCCGCGGCCTGGACATCATCATCACCGCCACCACCGCCCGCGAGCCTGTCTTGTGGGGTGAATGGCTTTCCCCCGGCCAACATATCAATCTCATCGGTTCCAACATGATCAGTAAGGCGGAAGCGGATGTCGAAGTGTTCCGTCGTGCCACCCTCGTCGTCGTCGATAGCAAGGATCAGGCTCGCATGGAGGCGGGAGACTTCGTCGCGCCTCTCAACAGCGGCATACTGGAGTGGTCCGATATCATCGAATTGGCGCCTTTGCTCATAGGCCGTTACCCCGGACGGCAATCTGCTGAGGACATCACCATCTTCAAGTCACTTGGTCTGGGGATCGAGGATATAGCCCTAGCTGCCCGGCTCGTGGAATTGGCACGCGCTCAGGGTCTAGGACGTTCCCTGTTTTCCACCTGA
- a CDS encoding pyridoxal phosphate-dependent aminotransferase, with the protein MIRISKLAESIKPSATLAAGAKARQLKAAGITVYDFSLGEPDFNTPEHICAAAAEAARRGQTHYTPTSGTPEVKNAICRWYQRFHNLAIEPENVIVSNGAKHSIHNALAATVGPGDEVLIPSPYWVSYSDLVLMTGAKPVLLETRPETGFKLTPEQLRSALTPRTRLLMINSPCNPTGTVYTRQELEQLVDTLLNHSDAAILSDEIYEQLTYGNAQPTCIATLRPELRQRTITISGASKSYAMTGWRMGWAIAPGHVVKAMDAIQSQETSCPSSISQAALVAALDGPQECVAHMRAEFAARRELTCRLLRQIPHVRLHEPEGAFYAFFDVTAYFHKHYGGLWVSDSLSFCTALLQQAHVNLVPGVAFGAEGYVRMSFATSREVITAGLARLAEWLQTAQER; encoded by the coding sequence ATGATCCGGATTTCCAAACTTGCGGAGTCGATCAAGCCGTCGGCCACTTTAGCAGCGGGAGCCAAGGCGCGTCAATTGAAAGCGGCAGGGATCACTGTTTACGATTTCAGTCTGGGAGAGCCGGATTTTAATACTCCCGAACACATCTGTGCTGCTGCCGCTGAGGCGGCGCGCCGCGGCCAGACCCACTACACACCGACCAGTGGCACGCCCGAAGTCAAAAACGCCATTTGCCGCTGGTATCAGCGTTTTCACAACCTGGCGATTGAACCAGAAAATGTGATCGTTTCCAACGGTGCCAAGCATTCCATCCACAACGCCTTGGCCGCCACCGTTGGTCCCGGTGATGAAGTGCTCATCCCTAGTCCCTATTGGGTCAGCTATTCCGACCTCGTCCTCATGACGGGTGCTAAACCCGTACTCCTGGAAACGAGACCGGAGACCGGCTTCAAACTCACCCCGGAGCAACTCCGCTCGGCTCTGACACCGCGGACGCGCCTACTGATGATCAACTCACCTTGCAATCCCACAGGCACTGTGTACACCCGTCAGGAGCTAGAACAGTTAGTCGATACCCTTCTCAACCACAGTGACGCCGCCATTCTCAGTGATGAGATTTACGAACAACTCACTTATGGGAATGCTCAACCGACATGCATCGCCACACTCCGCCCGGAGCTGCGGCAGCGTACCATTACCATCAGTGGTGCCAGCAAGAGTTACGCCATGACCGGCTGGCGCATGGGCTGGGCGATTGCCCCAGGGCACGTGGTCAAAGCCATGGATGCCATTCAGAGTCAAGAAACCAGTTGCCCCAGCAGTATCTCCCAAGCCGCCTTGGTGGCGGCCTTGGACGGACCTCAAGAATGCGTCGCCCACATGCGCGCGGAGTTTGCGGCCCGCCGGGAATTGACCTGCCGGCTCCTCCGCCAGATTCCCCACGTCCGTTTGCATGAGCCGGAGGGGGCCTTTTACGCCTTCTTTGATGTGACCGCTTACTTCCACAAGCACTACGGAGGCTTATGGGTTAGCGATTCGTTGTCCTTCTGTACTGCACTGCTTCAACAGGCTCATGTCAATTTGGTGCCCGGTGTCGCTTTTGGTGCGGAGGGATATGTCCGCATGTCCTTCGCCACTAGCCGGGAGGTCATCACCGCTGGTCTGGCCCGCTTGGCCGAATGGTTGCAGACAGCTCAGGAGAGATGA
- a CDS encoding glycosyltransferase family 4 protein: MVLCVHRYPPALGGAETYAQRLAGYLHAEGGCHVRVWTTTARTLEQMWHPLPSLYSPIRERRGEAVIERFPPLRGFPGRRWVLKALSLLPHPLWRSLTVPCNPICPSMWHQAQRYAGPVHAVHALAFPYAFIAACAWRLARCRQVPFFLTPFLHFGDLNDPRDPIRRAYTAWHLRWLLRQADGVFVQTEAERQVVLACGVAPQRVHLQGMGVDIRECTGGNRRETRRRWGIDEQTPVIGHLANLSRAKGTIDLLQAAERLQKRGIPCRLVLAGPAMPDFRRVWSQCSGSDIVYLGPLSPQQKKDFFAAIDLLALPSRTDSFGLVLLEAWANARPNVAYRAGGPGVLIRHEQDGLLARCGDVNDLTEQLARLLCNPSWRTMMGSRGQQRIAHEFQWQDKLDLVWQVMAETAQRKQQRSSRTLISLFPSSFPASAASTQAGAGLCR, from the coding sequence GTGGTGCTGTGTGTGCATCGCTACCCCCCGGCGCTAGGCGGAGCGGAGACCTATGCCCAACGCCTGGCTGGCTACCTGCATGCGGAAGGGGGCTGCCACGTTCGCGTCTGGACGACGACGGCTCGGACCTTGGAACAGATGTGGCATCCCCTGCCATCGCTCTACTCTCCTATACGCGAACGGCGCGGCGAAGCGGTCATCGAACGCTTTCCGCCGTTACGGGGATTTCCGGGGCGGCGGTGGGTGCTCAAAGCCCTCTCGCTATTACCCCATCCTTTGTGGCGGAGCCTGACGGTGCCGTGCAATCCGATCTGTCCCTCCATGTGGCACCAGGCCCAACGCTATGCGGGACCGGTGCATGCGGTCCATGCGTTGGCATTCCCTTACGCCTTTATTGCCGCTTGTGCCTGGCGACTGGCGCGGTGCCGTCAGGTCCCCTTTTTTCTAACCCCCTTTCTCCATTTTGGCGATCTGAACGATCCCCGTGATCCGATCCGTCGGGCCTACACGGCCTGGCATCTCCGCTGGCTATTACGGCAAGCCGACGGTGTTTTTGTCCAAACGGAGGCGGAACGGCAGGTGGTCTTAGCGTGTGGGGTGGCACCGCAGCGGGTCCATCTTCAAGGGATGGGGGTAGATATCCGTGAATGCACGGGAGGGAACCGACGGGAAACACGGCGGCGATGGGGAATCGATGAACAGACACCCGTGATCGGACATCTGGCCAACCTGTCCCGTGCGAAGGGGACCATCGATCTGCTCCAAGCCGCGGAACGCTTGCAGAAGCGAGGCATTCCGTGCCGCCTTGTGTTGGCAGGACCGGCTATGCCCGACTTCCGCCGCGTCTGGTCGCAGTGCTCTGGCTCAGATATTGTCTATCTCGGCCCGCTCTCACCCCAGCAAAAAAAAGATTTTTTCGCGGCGATTGATCTGCTGGCCCTCCCTTCGCGAACCGATTCCTTTGGCCTGGTGCTGCTAGAAGCCTGGGCTAATGCGAGACCGAATGTTGCTTACCGGGCAGGGGGTCCTGGTGTGTTGATCCGCCACGAACAGGACGGCTTGTTGGCCCGCTGTGGAGATGTCAATGACTTGACGGAGCAATTGGCTCGCTTGCTTTGCAATCCCTCTTGGCGCACTATGATGGGAAGCCGGGGACAGCAGCGAATCGCGCACGAATTCCAATGGCAGGACAAACTGGATTTGGTCTGGCAAGTAATGGCGGAAACGGCCCAGCGAAAACAGCAGCGTAGCTCCCGGACATTAATTTCCCTGTTCCCCTCCTCCTTTCCCGCTTCTGCCGCTTCTACTCAAGCCGGAGCGGGCCTCTGTCGATAG